Proteins encoded by one window of Lutibacter sp. A64:
- a CDS encoding sterol desaturase family protein produces the protein MIFPLITIVTFLLMECVTWLTHKYVMHGFLWYLHEDHHQPRYQNWFERNDVFFVIFAIPSIALFYFGVEGGLNYMFFIGLGILLYGIAYFLVHDVLIHKRFKWFNKTTNKYLIGLRKAHKMHHKHLGKEKGECFGMLFVPFKYYKI, from the coding sequence ATGATATTTCCATTAATTACAATAGTTACTTTTTTATTGATGGAATGTGTTACTTGGTTAACGCATAAATATGTTATGCATGGATTTTTGTGGTATTTGCACGAAGATCATCACCAACCAAGATATCAAAATTGGTTTGAGAGAAATGATGTGTTTTTTGTAATTTTTGCAATTCCAAGTATTGCATTATTTTATTTTGGAGTAGAAGGAGGTTTAAACTATATGTTTTTTATTGGTTTAGGTATTTTATTGTATGGAATAGCTTATTTTTTAGTACACGATGTTTTAATTCACAAGCGTTTTAAATGGTTTAATAAAACCACTAATAAGTATTTAATTGGTTTGCGAAAAGCCCATAAAATGCATCATAAACATTTAGGAAAAGAAAAAGGTGAATGTTTTGGAATGTTGTTTGTTCCTTTTAAATACTATAAAATATGA
- a CDS encoding glutathione peroxidase codes for MKETNLTKMEKNQQASLYNISINSIDGEAINLEDFKGKKILFVNTASECGFTGQYEDLEKLYTTYKDKLVVIGVPCNQFGGQEPGTLTEIKSFCEVNYGVTFLMTEKVNVKGENQHPLYAWLTKKELNGVKSSSVKWNFQKYLVDEEGNYIDFYYSMTKPLSSKITNHLK; via the coding sequence ATGAAAGAAACAAACTTAACTAAAATGGAAAAAAATCAACAAGCGTCTTTATACAACATTTCAATTAATAGTATTGATGGAGAAGCAATAAATTTAGAAGATTTTAAGGGAAAAAAGATATTGTTTGTAAACACAGCGTCAGAATGTGGTTTTACAGGGCAGTATGAAGATTTAGAAAAATTGTATACAACCTATAAAGATAAGTTAGTGGTAATTGGAGTTCCTTGTAATCAGTTTGGTGGACAAGAACCAGGTACTCTTACGGAGATTAAATCTTTTTGTGAAGTTAATTATGGAGTTACTTTTTTAATGACAGAAAAAGTTAATGTTAAGGGAGAGAATCAACATCCATTATACGCTTGGTTAACTAAAAAAGAACTAAATGGCGTTAAAAGTTCTTCAGTAAAGTGGAATTTTCAAAAGTATTTAGTTGATGAAGAAGGAAATTATATCGATTTTTATTATTCAATGACAAAACCATTGAGTTCAAAAATAACAAATCATTTAAAATAA
- a CDS encoding CIA30 family protein, with protein MTLNLDPNHTIVNFNKNTTLHDWCVVNDVVMGGKSTSEVMLNKNGNAVFKGKVSLENNGGFSLLRHRFYKLDISNFKTIKIRLKGDGKKYQFRIKPSRFNQYSYVQYIQTAEDWETIKIDLTDFTPIFRGRQLEMPNFNELTIEEISFLIGNKLQEKFKLIIESVVLE; from the coding sequence ATGACTTTAAATTTAGATCCAAATCATACCATAGTTAATTTTAATAAAAATACTACATTGCATGATTGGTGTGTGGTAAATGATGTTGTAATGGGAGGTAAGTCTACTAGTGAAGTAATGTTAAATAAAAATGGAAATGCAGTTTTTAAAGGAAAAGTCTCTTTAGAAAATAATGGAGGATTTTCTTTATTAAGACATCGGTTTTATAAGTTAGATATTTCTAATTTTAAAACTATTAAAATTCGTTTAAAAGGTGACGGTAAAAAATACCAGTTTAGAATAAAACCATCTAGGTTTAATCAATACTCTTATGTTCAATATATTCAAACCGCTGAAGATTGGGAAACTATTAAAATAGACCTAACAGATTTTACACCTATTTTTAGAGGTAGACAATTAGAAATGCCAAATTTTAATGAGCTAACAATAGAAGAGATAAGTTTTTTAATTGGAAATAAACTACAAGAAAAATTTAAACTTATTATAGAGTCAGTTGTTTTAGAGTAA
- a CDS encoding phytoene/squalene synthase family protein, with amino-acid sequence MKRLYDETSFKCSKIVTKNYSTSFSLAVYMLSPKIREAIYSIYAFVRFADEIVDSFHTYEKEVLLNEFEADYYKAHKYDISLNPILNSFQQTVKKYNITDDLIQSFLKSMKADLNKEMYNTVEEYTNYIYGSADVVGLMCLKVFVNGDTEKYDELKFSAMKLGSAFQKVNFLRDLKDDFELLNRSYFPGVNLKELTTEEKTEIILDVEADFKDALEGIKKLPLEAKFGVYTAYVYYKRLLNKLNDTPSKEILNTRIRVSNPLKLSLLAKSFVVYKLNLL; translated from the coding sequence ATGAAACGATTATATGATGAAACATCATTTAAATGCAGTAAAATTGTTACTAAAAATTACAGTACTTCATTTTCACTAGCAGTTTATATGTTGTCGCCTAAAATTAGAGAGGCAATTTATAGTATTTATGCATTTGTTCGTTTTGCAGATGAAATTGTAGATTCTTTTCACACTTATGAAAAAGAGGTTTTATTAAATGAGTTTGAAGCAGATTATTACAAGGCACATAAGTATGATATTAGTTTAAATCCAATTTTAAACAGTTTTCAACAAACAGTAAAAAAATACAATATTACAGACGACTTAATCCAGTCATTTTTAAAGAGTATGAAAGCAGATTTAAATAAAGAAATGTATAATACAGTAGAAGAGTATACTAATTATATTTATGGTTCTGCCGATGTTGTTGGTTTAATGTGTTTAAAGGTTTTTGTAAATGGTGATACTGAAAAATACGATGAATTAAAATTTTCTGCAATGAAATTGGGTTCAGCTTTTCAAAAGGTTAATTTTTTGCGTGATTTAAAAGATGATTTTGAGTTATTAAATCGGTCTTATTTTCCTGGTGTAAATTTAAAAGAGTTAACTACCGAAGAAAAAACCGAAATTATATTAGATGTTGAAGCGGATTTTAAAGATGCTTTAGAAGGTATAAAAAAATTACCATTAGAGGCAAAATTTGGAGTGTATACAGCTTATGTGTACTACAAAAGGTTATTAAATAAATTAAATGATACTCCTTCAAAAGAAATTTTAAACACGCGAATTCGTGTTTCTAATCCTTTAAAATTGAGTTTATTGGCTAAATCTTTTGTTGTTTATAAATTAAATTTACTATAA
- a CDS encoding phytoene desaturase family protein produces MRDILIIGSGFSSLSSACYLAKAGYNVTILEKNTSVGGRARKFEKDGFKFDMGPTWYWMPDVFEKFFKDFDKKPSDFYQLEKLSPAYQVYFGKEDSITVPGTLNEIFDVFEKEEPGSSKHLKSFLDSAKFNYEVAINDLVYKPGESITELINFTTLTKANQFFTSISSAVRKKIKSSKLQQILEFPVLFLGAKPSNTPSFYNFMNYADFGLGTWHPKGGMYEVVNGFVKLAKDLGVKIFTDQNVEKIVVEKGEIKGVVSNGYFIKSDIVISGADYHHTETLLDANYRVYSEKFWNKKTFAPSALLFYVGFNKKIKNVAHHTLFFDTSFDVHAEDIYDTPKWPKDPLFYASFSSITDASFAPDSKEAATFLIPIAPGLTDVPEVREEYFLKIMERLEHLTGQDLKDQVLFKESYCVNDFVSDYNSYKGNAYGLANTLFQTAFLRPKIKSKKVENLFFTGQLTVPGPGVPPAIISGKIVSDMVINTSK; encoded by the coding sequence ATGAGAGATATATTAATAATAGGTTCAGGGTTTTCATCACTATCTTCCGCTTGCTATCTAGCAAAAGCGGGTTATAATGTTACTATTCTAGAGAAAAATACCTCAGTAGGAGGTAGAGCAAGAAAATTTGAAAAAGATGGTTTTAAATTTGATATGGGACCAACTTGGTATTGGATGCCAGATGTTTTTGAGAAATTTTTTAAAGATTTTGATAAAAAACCGTCAGATTTTTACCAGTTAGAAAAATTAAGTCCGGCTTACCAAGTGTATTTTGGTAAAGAGGATTCGATCACCGTTCCAGGTACATTAAATGAAATATTTGATGTTTTTGAAAAGGAAGAGCCAGGGAGTTCTAAGCATTTGAAATCCTTTTTAGATTCAGCAAAATTTAATTATGAAGTTGCTATTAACGACTTGGTATATAAACCAGGGGAGTCGATTACAGAGTTGATAAATTTTACAACTTTAACAAAAGCGAATCAGTTTTTTACATCTATAAGTTCAGCTGTTCGAAAAAAAATTAAAAGTTCTAAGCTTCAACAAATATTAGAGTTTCCGGTATTGTTTTTAGGGGCAAAACCTTCAAATACACCAAGTTTCTATAATTTTATGAATTATGCTGATTTTGGTTTAGGTACTTGGCATCCAAAAGGAGGTATGTATGAGGTTGTAAATGGTTTTGTAAAATTAGCCAAAGATTTAGGAGTGAAAATTTTTACAGACCAAAATGTTGAAAAAATTGTAGTTGAAAAAGGTGAAATTAAAGGGGTTGTTTCTAATGGGTATTTTATTAAATCCGATATAGTAATTAGTGGTGCAGACTACCATCATACCGAAACATTATTAGATGCGAACTATAGAGTGTATTCAGAGAAATTTTGGAATAAAAAAACATTTGCACCTTCAGCATTGCTATTTTACGTTGGTTTTAATAAAAAAATTAAAAATGTAGCACATCATACATTATTTTTCGATACAAGTTTTGATGTACATGCAGAAGATATTTATGATACGCCAAAATGGCCAAAAGATCCACTTTTTTATGCTAGTTTTTCAAGTATAACGGATGCTAGTTTTGCTCCAGATTCAAAAGAGGCTGCAACTTTTTTAATTCCGATAGCTCCTGGGTTAACCGATGTTCCTGAAGTTCGTGAAGAATATTTTTTAAAGATTATGGAACGTCTAGAACATCTAACAGGACAAGATTTAAAAGATCAAGTGTTATTTAAAGAATCGTATTGTGTTAACGATTTTGTTTCTGACTATAATTCGTACAAAGGAAATGCGTATGGCTTGGCAAATACGCTATTTCAAACTGCATTTTTAAGACCAAAAATTAAAAGTAAAAAAGTTGAAAATTTATTTTTTACAGGTCAGTTAACAGTTCCTGGTCCTGGAGTTCCACCAGCTATAATTTCTGGGAAAATTGTTTCAGATATGGTAATAAATACTTCAAAATAA
- the nifJ gene encoding pyruvate:ferredoxin (flavodoxin) oxidoreductase: MKPETKKLICDANEAVARVAHKTNEVCAIYPITPASPMGEHVDVFSAKGEKNIWGDVPRIIEMQSEGGAAGTVHGSLQGGALTTTFTASQGLLLMLPNMYKMAGELLPTVIHVAARTIATHALSIFGDHSDVMSARQTGFSMLFGGSVQEAHDFALIAQVAALKSKVPMMNIFDGFRTSHEISKIDAIPDEVIKAMMPEEDIMKHKKNALNPENPVIRGTAQNPDVFFQAREAANSYYEKVPRIVQETMDEFYEHTGRKYSLFYYLGHPEAEKVVVIMGSGEGPVRETIDTLVEQGEKVGALFVRLYRPFSVTDFIEQMPKTVKKVAVLDRTKEPGSTGEPLYLDVVTAYVESGEAMPTVVGGRYGLSSKEFNPAMVKGIFDELDKNSPKNHFTVGINDDVTHTSIEYKPTFETKKSTFNCMFYGLGSDGTVGANKNSIKIIGETTDNHVQGYFVYDSKKAGAQTVSHLRFGPEPIYSSYLISTANFIACHQPNFVNEYDILKKIKKGGTFLLNTPHSKYKIWAELPSAVQKRIIDNNVEFYVIDATKVAAEANLGKRTNTVLQTCFFAISGVLPKDEAIKKIKEAIVKSYSKKGDKIVQMNFNAVDKSLENLQKVEYPCHTTNEEGLVPMMTEDADDFVKNVLGTILAGNGDTLPVSIFAADGTFPTGTTKYEKRGIADAVPVWDDADLCTQCNKCVAICPHAAIRAKVVPNELLENAPAGLKHVPAKGRPFDRKTESYILQVSPEDCTGCDLCVQVCPAESKEVAGMFAINLDKKSEVEKVESEKWDYFIDLPDYDRTKLVTTNVKGSQFLQPLFEFSGACSGCGETPYIKLITQLYGDSMVVANATGCSSIYGGNLPTTPYTTNKDGRGPAWANSLFEDNAEFGLGIKLALTKKEEIAVSLLKSLENVIGSTLTNKIIENPENTEALKEEKINDIAELNEILDTIDTYEAKKLRNLSEYLRKKAVWIFGGDGWAYDIGYGGVDHALASGENINILVMDTEVYSNTGGQASKATPLGASAKFAMKGKQSNKKSLALQAVSYGNVYVAQIAIGAKDNQTLKAIQEAEAYPGPSIIIAYSHCGEHGYDLKDGAAHQAKAVETGYWPLFRFNPLEEKGKKFRLDSKAPAAPLEEFMYSETRFTRVVKENSEMAKDLLDRAQEQVDIQWERLELYKNL; encoded by the coding sequence ATGAAACCAGAAACGAAGAAATTAATTTGTGATGCTAACGAGGCTGTAGCTAGAGTAGCACATAAAACAAATGAAGTTTGTGCAATTTATCCAATTACACCTGCGTCTCCTATGGGAGAACATGTAGATGTGTTTAGCGCAAAAGGAGAAAAGAATATTTGGGGAGATGTTCCAAGAATTATTGAAATGCAAAGTGAAGGTGGAGCAGCAGGAACAGTTCACGGGTCACTTCAAGGAGGAGCGCTTACTACAACATTTACAGCTTCACAAGGGTTGTTATTAATGTTGCCAAATATGTATAAAATGGCAGGAGAATTATTGCCAACTGTAATACATGTTGCGGCAAGAACAATAGCTACACATGCATTATCGATTTTTGGTGATCATTCAGATGTTATGTCTGCTCGTCAAACAGGTTTTTCAATGTTATTTGGAGGTTCTGTGCAAGAAGCACATGATTTTGCTTTAATAGCTCAAGTTGCAGCTTTAAAGAGCAAGGTTCCAATGATGAATATTTTTGATGGATTTAGAACATCTCATGAAATTTCAAAAATAGATGCTATTCCAGATGAAGTTATTAAGGCTATGATGCCAGAAGAGGATATAATGAAGCATAAGAAAAATGCTTTAAATCCAGAAAATCCAGTTATTAGAGGTACTGCTCAAAATCCTGATGTATTTTTTCAAGCGAGAGAAGCAGCCAATTCTTATTACGAAAAAGTTCCAAGAATTGTTCAAGAAACAATGGATGAATTCTACGAACATACAGGAAGAAAATATAGTTTATTCTACTACTTAGGACACCCAGAAGCAGAAAAAGTTGTAGTTATTATGGGGTCTGGAGAAGGGCCAGTAAGAGAAACTATAGATACTTTAGTAGAACAGGGAGAAAAAGTAGGAGCATTATTTGTTCGTTTATACCGTCCGTTCTCTGTAACTGATTTTATAGAGCAAATGCCAAAAACAGTTAAAAAAGTAGCTGTATTAGATAGAACAAAAGAGCCAGGAAGTACTGGAGAACCTTTATATTTAGATGTTGTTACAGCTTATGTAGAAAGCGGTGAAGCTATGCCAACTGTAGTTGGTGGTCGTTACGGACTTTCTTCTAAAGAATTTAATCCAGCAATGGTTAAAGGTATTTTTGATGAACTTGATAAAAACTCACCAAAAAATCACTTTACAGTTGGTATTAACGATGATGTAACACATACAAGTATTGAATACAAACCAACATTCGAAACTAAAAAATCTACATTTAATTGTATGTTCTATGGTTTAGGATCTGATGGTACTGTTGGTGCAAATAAAAATTCAATTAAAATTATTGGTGAAACTACAGATAATCATGTACAAGGTTATTTTGTTTATGACTCTAAAAAAGCAGGAGCACAAACTGTTTCGCATTTACGTTTTGGACCAGAACCAATTTATTCTTCATACTTAATAAGTACAGCGAATTTTATTGCTTGTCATCAACCAAATTTTGTAAATGAGTACGATATCTTAAAAAAGATTAAAAAAGGAGGTACTTTCTTACTAAATACACCACATTCTAAATATAAAATTTGGGCAGAGTTGCCAAGTGCAGTTCAAAAAAGAATTATAGATAACAATGTAGAGTTTTATGTAATAGACGCAACGAAGGTTGCAGCAGAAGCTAATTTAGGAAAACGTACTAATACAGTATTACAAACTTGTTTCTTCGCAATTTCTGGTGTGCTTCCAAAAGATGAAGCTATCAAAAAAATTAAAGAAGCAATTGTAAAATCGTATTCTAAAAAAGGAGATAAAATTGTTCAAATGAACTTTAATGCAGTAGATAAATCTCTAGAAAACTTACAAAAAGTAGAATATCCTTGTCATACAACAAATGAAGAAGGTTTAGTGCCAATGATGACAGAAGATGCAGATGATTTTGTGAAAAATGTTTTAGGAACAATTTTAGCAGGTAATGGAGATACGTTACCAGTTAGTATATTTGCAGCAGATGGTACGTTCCCAACAGGAACTACTAAATATGAAAAACGAGGTATTGCAGATGCTGTACCAGTTTGGGATGACGCAGACCTTTGTACGCAGTGTAATAAATGTGTTGCTATTTGTCCACATGCTGCTATTAGGGCAAAAGTAGTACCTAATGAATTGTTAGAGAATGCTCCAGCCGGATTAAAACATGTTCCAGCAAAAGGAAGACCATTTGATAGAAAAACAGAAAGTTACATTTTACAAGTTTCACCTGAAGATTGTACAGGATGTGATCTTTGTGTTCAAGTTTGTCCAGCAGAAAGTAAAGAAGTAGCAGGTATGTTTGCAATTAATTTAGATAAAAAATCTGAAGTAGAAAAAGTTGAAAGTGAAAAATGGGATTACTTTATTGACCTGCCTGATTATGATAGAACAAAATTAGTAACAACAAACGTAAAAGGTTCTCAATTTTTACAACCATTGTTTGAGTTCTCTGGAGCTTGTTCGGGTTGTGGTGAAACACCATATATTAAATTGATTACTCAGTTGTACGGAGATAGTATGGTAGTTGCTAATGCTACAGGTTGTTCTTCAATTTATGGAGGTAACTTACCAACAACACCATATACAACAAATAAAGATGGTAGAGGGCCAGCTTGGGCAAATTCATTATTTGAAGATAATGCCGAATTTGGTTTGGGTATAAAATTAGCCTTAACTAAAAAAGAAGAAATAGCGGTTAGTTTATTAAAATCTTTAGAAAATGTTATAGGCAGTACATTAACAAATAAAATTATTGAAAACCCTGAAAATACAGAAGCTTTAAAAGAAGAAAAGATAAATGATATTGCAGAGTTAAATGAAATTTTAGATACAATAGATACTTACGAAGCTAAAAAACTAAGAAACCTTTCTGAATACTTACGTAAAAAAGCGGTTTGGATTTTTGGTGGAGATGGTTGGGCTTATGATATTGGTTATGGTGGTGTAGATCACGCATTAGCTTCAGGTGAAAATATCAATATCTTAGTAATGGATACTGAAGTGTATTCTAATACTGGTGGACAAGCATCAAAAGCTACCCCTTTAGGAGCAAGTGCAAAATTTGCAATGAAAGGTAAACAAAGCAATAAAAAAAGTTTAGCATTACAAGCTGTTTCTTACGGAAATGTATATGTAGCACAAATTGCAATTGGAGCCAAAGATAATCAAACTCTAAAAGCAATTCAAGAAGCTGAAGCATATCCTGGACCATCAATAATAATAGCTTACTCACATTGTGGTGAACATGGTTACGATTTAAAAGATGGAGCTGCGCATCAAGCTAAAGCAGTTGAAACAGGTTACTGGCCATTATTTAGATTTAATCCTTTAGAAGAAAAAGGAAAGAAATTTAGATTAGATTCTAAAGCACCAGCGGCGCCGTTAGAAGAGTTTATGTATTCTGAAACACGTTTTACAAGAGTTGTAAAAGAAAATTCAGAAATGGCAAAAGACTTATTAGATAGAGCCCAAGAGCAAGTAGATATCCAATGGGAGCGATTAGAGCTTTATAAAAATTTATAA
- a CDS encoding SRPBCC family protein has translation MNFSTKGTVYTLSSKLQLPISVNVAWEFLSNPANLKTITPDYMSFDILTGADKPMFAGQIIQYVVTPILGIKTNWVTEITHVVDKHYFVDEQRFGPYALWHHKHFIKEIDGGVEMEDIIDYKVPFGFLGRIVHPFIVKPKLTEIFNYRTKKLINLFGEYNK, from the coding sequence ATGAATTTTAGTACAAAAGGAACAGTTTATACATTATCATCTAAACTACAATTACCAATTTCGGTTAATGTTGCTTGGGAGTTTTTGTCAAATCCAGCAAATTTAAAAACAATTACTCCAGATTATATGAGTTTTGATATTTTAACTGGAGCTGATAAACCAATGTTTGCAGGACAAATAATACAATATGTTGTAACTCCAATTTTAGGAATTAAAACCAATTGGGTTACTGAAATTACGCACGTTGTAGATAAACATTATTTTGTAGATGAACAGCGGTTTGGACCTTATGCACTTTGGCATCACAAACATTTTATTAAAGAAATTGATGGAGGCGTAGAAATGGAAGATATTATTGACTATAAAGTTCCTTTTGGTTTTTTAGGGCGTATAGTACATCCATTTATTGTAAAACCAAAGCTTACAGAAATTTTTAATTATAGAACTAAAAAGTTAATTAATCTTTTTGGAGAATATAATAAATAA
- a CDS encoding cryptochrome/photolyase family protein, translating to MDKQEISVFWFRRDLRLHDNSALYYALNSKYPVLPIFIFDQAILNELPKDDARVNFIHDTLSKINTELVESKSSLCIKKGEVLDVWKALLNEFNIKKVFFNKDYEPYAAKRDAEIRNLCVKNNIEVHSYKDQVIFEADELVKADGKPYTVYTPYKNKWWDLYNSQKLNLFPSEEFKENFINDSFNFPSLKDIGFTESNIKVRSINKNAILDYQNFRDLPSVNTSNNSVYLRFGLISTRKLFKYAQSKNETYCNELIWREFFMQILHHFPKVVNENFKAKYNFIPWRNNEEEFKMWCEGNTGYPIVDAGMRELNKTGYMHNRVRMIVASFLNKHLLIDWRWGEAYFAEKLLDYDLAANNGNWQWVAGTGCDSAPYFRVFNPTTQQQKFDPDFKYIKKWNLNYKNIPEIVEHKFARVRYLETVKSALI from the coding sequence ATGGATAAACAAGAAATTTCAGTTTTTTGGTTTCGAAGAGATTTAAGACTGCATGATAATTCTGCATTGTATTACGCATTGAATTCTAAATATCCAGTATTACCAATTTTTATTTTTGATCAAGCTATTTTAAATGAATTGCCAAAAGATGATGCTAGAGTTAATTTTATTCATGATACTTTAAGTAAAATAAATACTGAATTAGTAGAGAGTAAATCGTCGTTATGCATTAAAAAAGGAGAAGTTCTTGATGTTTGGAAAGCACTTTTGAATGAATTCAACATAAAAAAAGTTTTTTTCAATAAAGATTATGAGCCTTATGCAGCTAAAAGAGATGCTGAAATAAGAAATTTATGTGTTAAAAATAATATTGAAGTACATTCGTATAAAGATCAAGTTATTTTTGAAGCAGATGAGCTTGTAAAAGCTGATGGAAAACCCTATACAGTTTACACGCCTTATAAAAATAAATGGTGGGATTTATATAATTCTCAAAAATTAAATTTATTTCCTTCTGAAGAATTTAAAGAAAATTTTATAAATGACAGTTTTAATTTTCCTTCATTAAAAGATATTGGCTTTACTGAAAGTAATATAAAAGTAAGATCAATAAATAAAAATGCAATTTTAGATTATCAAAATTTTAGGGATTTGCCGAGTGTTAATACTTCAAATAATTCTGTTTATTTAAGGTTCGGACTTATAAGCACGCGTAAATTATTTAAATATGCGCAATCTAAAAACGAAACGTATTGTAACGAGCTTATTTGGAGGGAGTTTTTTATGCAAATTCTGCATCATTTTCCAAAAGTTGTCAATGAAAATTTTAAAGCGAAGTATAATTTTATTCCTTGGAGAAATAATGAGGAAGAGTTTAAAATGTGGTGCGAGGGAAACACAGGCTATCCAATTGTAGATGCTGGTATGCGAGAATTAAATAAAACAGGGTATATGCATAATCGCGTACGAATGATAGTTGCTAGTTTTTTAAATAAGCACTTATTAATAGATTGGCGTTGGGGAGAAGCGTATTTTGCTGAAAAATTATTAGATTATGATTTAGCTGCTAATAATGGAAATTGGCAGTGGGTTGCTGGTACAGGTTGTGATTCTGCACCTTATTTTAGAGTTTTTAATCCAACAACACAACAGCAAAAATTTGACCCAGATTTTAAATACATCAAAAAATGGAATTTAAATTATAAAAACATTCCTGAAATTGTAGAACATAAATTTGCGCGTGTACGTTATTTAGAAACGGTGAAGTCAGCTTTAATATAA
- a CDS encoding lycopene cyclase domain-containing protein: MSSLYLIINIASFSVPFLYSFQKKMRFIQYWKSVFLAILIVAIPFLIWDIWFTNIGVWGFNPTYLLGPTIFNLPLEEVLFFFCIPYASIFTHYALLHFFPKLAFSKKTTKYITIVLLLIAISIVIFNYDKWYTLINFSVFSVLLCYALLGKDTNLNSFYITFLVVLIPFFIVNGLLTGSFIEEQVVWYNNLENLGIRIGTVPLEDAFYAFSMLYTAVILIEKFKLKIDKK; the protein is encoded by the coding sequence ATGAGTTCTTTGTACCTTATAATTAATATAGCTTCCTTTTCGGTGCCATTTTTGTATAGTTTTCAAAAGAAAATGAGGTTTATACAATATTGGAAGTCTGTGTTTTTGGCAATATTAATTGTTGCAATTCCATTTTTAATATGGGATATTTGGTTTACAAATATTGGTGTTTGGGGATTTAATCCAACCTATTTATTAGGACCAACCATTTTTAATCTACCTTTAGAAGAGGTGTTGTTCTTTTTTTGTATTCCATATGCAAGTATTTTTACGCATTACGCATTGTTACATTTTTTTCCAAAGTTGGCATTTTCAAAAAAAACGACTAAATATATAACAATAGTGTTGTTGCTAATAGCTATTTCTATTGTGATTTTTAATTACGATAAATGGTATACATTAATAAACTTTTCGGTATTTTCAGTACTTTTATGTTATGCATTACTGGGTAAGGATACTAATTTAAATTCATTTTATATAACATTTTTAGTTGTACTAATTCCGTTTTTTATAGTTAATGGTCTATTAACTGGTAGTTTTATAGAAGAGCAAGTTGTATGGTATAACAATTTAGAGAATTTAGGAATTAGAATTGGAACTGTTCCGCTAGAAGACGCTTTTTACGCATTTAGTATGTTGTATACAGCTGTAATTTTGATTGAAAAATTTAAACTAAAAATTGATAAAAAGTAA
- a CDS encoding TspO/MBR family protein has protein sequence MSTHIQYILLFLVLNFGALAIGGYLINNGPQANWYLNLNRAPWTPPGWFFGVAWTTIMVCFSIYLAHLLALKPGSYFWVVFFIQFVLNIAWNFIFFNQQQIGLGLIDIILLTIIVGYYLFQFGSGLGIKTWFIVPYFVWLLIATSLNAYAFFKN, from the coding sequence GTGAGCACGCATATACAATATATACTACTGTTTTTAGTGTTAAATTTTGGGGCGTTGGCAATTGGAGGCTATTTAATTAATAATGGTCCACAAGCTAATTGGTACTTAAATTTAAACAGAGCTCCTTGGACTCCGCCAGGATGGTTTTTTGGTGTAGCTTGGACTACAATAATGGTTTGTTTTTCTATTTATTTAGCACATTTATTAGCTTTAAAACCAGGAAGTTATTTTTGGGTGGTATTTTTTATTCAATTTGTTTTAAATATAGCTTGGAATTTCATTTTTTTCAATCAACAGCAAATAGGATTAGGATTAATTGATATTATTTTACTTACAATAATAGTTGGTTATTATTTATTTCAATTTGGAAGTGGTTTAGGAATTAAAACTTGGTTTATAGTACCTTATTTTGTGTGGTTGTTAATTGCAACGAGTTTAAATGCTTATGCGTTTTTTAAAAATTAA